The DNA window TTCCTTAGTCCAAACGATTGTGTTTGATTTGAATCAAAACCTAAAACACAATGCGTGTCAGCTCCTTTTGGGATCATATTTATTTGGACACCAAGCAGCGCCAAAGTATGCTTTTGGAGATTCGAATCTCGGAATTAACAATGTCATTATTGTAATAAGTTAACTTTTAAGGTCAAAATTGGTAATATACACTACGGAGACCATTCAGCTCGAAGTACTCCGCTCCTTTTATTTTAggtcaaaaaaaaaatctacaaagTTTATGCAAAATggaaaaaattgtaattttctgAAATTAGACGCTAAATCAATccaaaaaatgttattttatataatGGTGACaatcttaaattaatttttttattttttataaaaactcTTGTGTGACTGTTTAACGAATCAAAAATATGATAGATTTACGAGTTGATTCAACTAAGATAGCAACGAGTCAGGTTCGAGGCTGGTTTGGCCAAACTCGAAACCCGATCAGCGGGTTTAACACAAGGAAGAGTTTCATCCTGGTCCATTGTCATCTTTAGATTAAAAAActtatgaaaatatattatatttaatacaaaaaatattacttttaattatatatatgaatCGAATCGACCATTTTCACATATATAGAATTGTGATCATCTCACAatatatctatctatctatctgTTTTTTACATCATTGTGTACGTGTATGGCCGAATTTTGGTTTAAATAAATCTTGTCTTGCAATTTAACCCATAATTCACAATTGTGATTCATGGTTTTCTCTCTCTCTCATCATGGTCCTCTTGTTTAGTCACATTTACGCAACTCAGTTCAAGTCAACTCATAATCTATaccatttatttatatatttcataaattttaCTCAACATATTCTTTCCAAAAAGTCCAAGCAAACCATTATTCAATAAATTGGACCACTTCAAGATTAATAAGATATTGACTTCAAATCTcacttaaaatataaatataatgtgAAACCACGTGTTCTATGTGCTTGATTACACCATATATTTAAAGAAGATATCATAAACAAAATAAGCTGTGAAACGATAAAATTAGGGTAATATGATGTATCGGGACTTTATTTGTAATTAGAAGTCAGAATTAGGGTTGGCAACTCAGCTACCACTTTATTGAACACATCATATACTTAGATCTAGCTACTTTAAGAGTTCCTTCCTTGTCATGGCATATCAATTAAAATCAACGATCCATCGTTACCATAAAAACATTGGGCGATGATTTTATATTCCACAACTAAATCCAGTAATCCACCGTTATTGATTTATTACGACGGTATTACTAAAATAGTTGTCAACTTCACAATGAtatttaaaaaaccgttgttatGGCGATGTTCATGGTAAGAATGTCGCAATTAATGACaatattatgaaaataaaaCCGGTTTATGTTAAACTATTGTCAAGAGTAATTTCATGAAAGTTTGAATTAAAATCATCATTATTTAtcgatttttaattaaaaatcattCCAATATTAGAGATGAAATTTAATAAACCGTCGAAAATTTGTGAAGATTTTTGTTGTTCCATAGtttttagcgacgattttttcATACCGTCAATAATCACAATGACAATTTTAATTGAACCGAATAGAGACGGGTTTACTTGAACCGTAGCTAAAATATTGGTGGTTCTTACAAAATTGTCGTTAATTTAACACAGTACTAAAAACATGTGGTAATTTGCCCACGATTTTATTAAAACTGTAGATAAATTTGAATTTCCGATGGTTTTTATAATTCCGTGAGAATTTGCTCAAATGTTTTTTTAATGCTTCAAGAGAAATTCAACTCCAAAAttcaattgaaaataataatatcacaatTAACTGTTTATTATTTCCTCCTCCATCATATATCGGGGTATcacattattatattattattatataaaataattttattgtgTGATAAatcaacatttaaaaaaaaatttagatattAAGTTCGAGGCATCTTccctaattaattaaaaataaaaaaatcacattATATGACTTGCATACGATGCTATAAACGAGAGATATCAATGTTCCACCAATGTATCGATTATTAGTTCGTCATAATTGTAAGTGAAGTACTTGCAATAAATGCTTCGAATTCAACTAACTTGCTTCATTCTTGGGATACTTGTTTGTTCACTCTCGAAGCAATCCCTTTTTTAAAGTCCGAGCTAGTGATTTTGTGTTTCAATATTTTGATGGGATCGTGTAACTGAAATATGACTTGTTATCAACACTAATATTGAATGGGTCAAAATAACTATAATACTAGCAAGGATGATTTAAGTTTGTATCTATAAATTGGATAATAATTAGTGTTTCACTCACATATCGCGCGTACTGAAGAACTTTTTTATCTACattttatttgaaattcattgctTAATTAGAATAATATAAACGATGGATCAAGGATAATATGATACTAGCATGGAGTTCGATAGATACCATGAATCgagaaaatgtttttttttttaattaaattattgaagCAAGTAACGTAGAGGGTTCACTTTAATTGAAAGAGAAGTCATATATGCATGTGCCATTTAGCATTTGATAGTATATTTTACTatgaactaaaaaaaaaaaacaaaacaaaaaatggtTCGATTGAATTAAATCTAGTTGACAACCTCAATTCCGATGTTGCATTTTGATGGAATGATATGAAATTTTAACTCCGAATGCTATGTTTCCTTCGTGGAAACTAGAAACTGTGGACTACCTATTTTTCTAGGTCTTTTTCAAATGTACATTTCGACGAAAACAATTGTAACTATGCTATATATGATTTAAGATCAAGCTTGAAGCCTTGTCTGCCAAACCTATTGACATCCCTAGTGCTGACTGTTGATAGATACACATCTATGATAATCGATGCTCGTCTCTGGTTGCTACTTAATTCGGCTAGCAAGAAACCGATAATGATTTACGAAATGTGTAAGACATGTTTATTATATCAAAACATATCCCTCCGACATTATATGCTTCAGTGATTTATATGATGGCCAAATTGCATATTTTCTTGAATTTCAACTATATTAGAAACCGTCATATAATAGATGCAAAATATGGACTGAAGCTATTTCCAGATTTTTTCAGTTTAATTAATTACTCGAGCTACAAGTATTTCCTAGCAACAAATGGCAGTGAGACAAATTAGCagcacaaaaatctcaactttacCGAGTCATCAAGGGACTCGAGTAGTCTCAAGTGTAATTGCAGCGGCAGCGTTCACATTTTTTAAAGTCTACCAATATAATTTCTCTATGGTGACAATACTATTTGCTTCAGGTCATTACGATAAACTTCTCACATATTAAGAAAATCAGCGGCACCCTTATGCTTCTACCAAAAACTAAAACCCTTCCCTGATTTTTGCAGATTATAACCATACCTTTCAGATCATAATCCTCTTTCCGCCTTGATTATCATCTCCAGCTGCATGTGAAAGAGAGGATGAGACCTCTTTGGGCAATATTACAGTCAAACAAAGCCAACCAGCTGAGAAATATGGACACTATTTTCAAAGCACAAAGCAAGAAACAACAAATCCTAGAGCAGATTTTAGCCAGGTGATATGAATGTAAGGTGCATCTTACACAGTCTATCAGAGAGAGCAGCAGGCTCAAAGATTCTTAACCAAAAAGTTTAACTGGCTATAATTTCAGGCAGCAACTAATGTGATTCTAAACCTTGTTATAAAGGTTTTTCATGCATGAACATAAAAATATGGTCCAGTTCTTAAGTGAAACTTAAAGGTATCAATTTAACAATAGAGATTCATCATCCTCATGCGTTATCTAAATCTACATAATAGTGGCTGGTTTAGAAAAATAATTCGTAGGTTTTTGTTTTCATAGGTTTCATCATGTGTAGAACGAGAAAGCACCATGTTATTGCTACAAGTACACACACTTCGATTAATCTAAGAGTTGCAAACAAATTGAATCACAAATATCATAACTCAAAAGAGCCAACTATAATAACTTCGGCTACTTTTGTAAGCAGCCGGCCAAGATcctcttctattttttttttcaaaaaaatacatTCGAAACAGAATTTCTTCAATCACTACAGTTAGTCGATCGAGTTGCAACTTGCAACTACATTCAAGAAGAGATTTCAAGTAATGGACAAAGTCTTGACAACATTCTATGTTTCATATGAAATACCAAATTTACGAAATAGTCGTGGACTTGGGACATAATTCGTGAGGCGAGGGGAGTGCTAGTTCATCAAATGATAAAGGTTACATTTTCGAAACCTACGCATCAAATTTTGAAGGTATTTTTATGAAACTTAGCCCAATCGTCCGCCTCAATAAAAACTCATCAGCTGTGGCCACAGCAAATACCGAAACAATTACCAATTAGTATAAAGCACTATAATCTTGCATAAACTTCATACACAGCTCTAATCCAAATATAGTCACATAATAATGACCCAAAACCCTTTGATGCAAATTCCGAACCGAGGCACAACCACATCACCACGCAATCTACCGTTGGCAGGGCATTGCCACTGGCGATGTCTAATCCTACGGCCAGTGGCAGATCAAGAAACGATTAAAAGGCATAGTAAACTACCAGAAACCACGGGTGAGCTGGGGGTGACTTCTCCATAAATTGCTTTGAGAGTTGACAGAGGGACGAGGGCTTTTTGGGGATTTGCTTCGGCCTCCGCATATAGCAGCTGCTTCCAGTCCCAAATGGTTTTCTTTATGACCTTGTTTGTTTCGAGAAGAGCGTTCTTCTCCGCTTCCAGCGCCTCCACTGACCGCTGCTGCGCCACCGACCTCATGCCCAGGACCCCGAGTACGCCAGCTAAGAGTGTGTTCAACACAGCGTTGCTGTTCGCCGCTCGGTTCAAAGCGCTCGTGATCTGCTCCATGTTCCAAGCCCCGATTGATTGTTCGGTTCTGCTGCAACTTAGTTCTTGTCGAGGGGTGTTTGGCAGGCgaataaccaaaaaaaaaaacatcaatcTCTTTTTTTCTTAAGAAAATACTAATTTGTATATCAATCATCATTTTTTAAATAacacttatatatatttattttaaaattacaattGAGGAGTTAATACGTCTTTTGTGAATCATAcatctatatttataatatcgatctaacaatatatatttagagcaaaaataatatttttgtcataaaatatgtctgatatgatatatatatcaaaaaattgataaaataaactcataaaacaatttcataaatgATTTTCTattgaatcataaaatatttgttGGTTCAATCTTATATCTCCCTCATCGATGAGAAGATTATACCACTATACCAATAAACAGGTAGTCatataaattcatttttttgtaaaaacatcTATACCATTTACATATCTATCAATTATCATGACATCAAAATTTTGGTGAATGACAGGTGAAACTAAGCATAatcaaaccaaaaaaaaaattgtaatgcTACAAGTCATAATTCAAGTTACTATTCTCCTGAACGAGTTAAGTTGTAAACGTTAAGCTAATTATCCTAAATTTTTTAGTCCATGGAAAAAGTATTTCGGCTAGATGGTTTTAAATTTATGATTtctttatatattaaaaatagtttttatttgtcaatataataaattttaaattaaacgaAAAAGGAACACTAAAACAGATGGACAGGGTTTGGGTGACAGATGGTACGGCCAAACATCCCCTCCCCTCGGGTTCCCCTCTCGTGTCAACTTGCTTGGCGCTTGACTTTAGTGCCGTCTTATGACGAATCTAAAGACAGATTCCCCTCTCTCTCGCCGCATCGCCACCTCTTTCCTCCGATTCCTCCACTCCGGTACGCACTTCACCAACGCATATATAGGTATTCATGTATGCGTGTGTCGCTTTGTTCGGTTTGATTTCGATTAGGAAGCTCCTAAATTTGTAGAAGCTAATTTTATTTCGATTCGGAAACGTAATATAGCCAGATTGGTCTTTTTTTATTCTCGATTCTGAATTATGAACCTGACTTGTTTGCTTTCTGCGTTCAATGTAGGGTCAATGATCTCGTTATTTTTTTCAGTTATATATACTGAAGGTGTATGCGTGAAAAGCTTCATTTGGTTCGAGTTTTAATTAGAAAAACCCCGAACTTGTGGAAATTTCATTTGGTTTAATCAGAAATGATGCATAATATGTTGGAATTTTCTAGCTTTCAGCTTTCTGATAATTCGATTGTCTTGTTAAAGTATTACAACATAAGTCATATGATAAACGAATTATTACTATCTTTTAATATATATACTtgtgttttcttttctttttatatttttgggaTTGATTATAATTTACACTGCCAGGAACACTGTTCTAGGGTTAATAACTCGTATCGACAGTTCATTTTAAATCAAGTGCTCAAAAAACATGTAAAGCTTTGTTTAAATCATCGTGGCATgtctttaaattta is part of the Primulina eburnea isolate SZY01 chromosome 1, ASM2296580v1, whole genome shotgun sequence genome and encodes:
- the LOC140840155 gene encoding uncharacterized protein, producing MEQITSALNRAANSNAVLNTLLAGVLGVLGMRSVAQQRSVEALEAEKNALLETNKVIKKTIWDWKQLLYAEAEANPQKALVPLSTLKAIYGEVTPSSPVVSAGDDNQGGKRIMI